One window of Oncorhynchus kisutch isolate 150728-3 unplaced genomic scaffold, Okis_V2 Okis05a-Okis16b_hom, whole genome shotgun sequence genomic DNA carries:
- the LOC116359747 gene encoding fas apoptotic inhibitory molecule 1-like: MMAGDVVGIWEVALSDGVYRIEFEHGTATGKRVVWINGQEVLRRDWMFKLVGKETFTVGGMETKATVNIEAISGFTYEYTLEIDGKSLQKFIDNRSKVTKTWVLQVDGVDCRIVLEKDTMDVWFNGQKMETEGEFVDDGTETHFTVADHECCIKALSSGKKRAGIVHYLMVDGEAVAGWTD; encoded by the exons ATGATGGCTGGAGATGTTGTTGGTATCTGGGAGGTGGCGTTAAGCGATGGGGTTTACAGGATTGAGTTTGAACACGGCACGGCGACAGGGAAGAGGGTTGTTTGGATCAATGGACAG GAGGTGCTCAGAAGAGATTGGATGTTCAAACTGGTTGGAAAGGAGACCTTCACAGTGGGAGGCATGGAAACAAAAGCAACAGTAAACATTGAGGCTATCAGTGGCTTTACCTACGAGTACACCTTGGAGATTGATGGCAAGAGTCTCCAGAAGTTCATAGATAACAGATCCAAAGTCACTAAGACGTGGGTGCTGCAAGTGGATGGTGTTGACTGCAGGATTGTCCTTG AAAAGGACACAATGGAtgtatggttcaatgggcagaaAATGGAGACCGAG GGAGAGTTTGTGGATGACGGAACAGAGACACACTTCACGGTGGCAGACCATGAATGCTGCATCAAGGCTTTGAGCAGTGGGAAGAAGAGAGCTGGCATCGTCCATTACTTAATGGTGGATGGGGAAGCAGTGGCCGGCTGGACAGATTGA